The Prochlorococcus marinus CUG1416 genome has a segment encoding these proteins:
- a CDS encoding DUF411 domain-containing protein → MALKEIFMKRGFLNYLIFSGILFTNIINPNKSIALTQENTDIPKVVSYRSASCGCCKKWIIHLRDNGLEVLDNIVEDVSVIKNQYQIPNNLRSCHSAQIANYTIEGHVPIESINKLFRDKPNINGIAVPGMPLGSPGMEIHSHDSHSHDYENYKVVSFSKTGKTKIFDKVYP, encoded by the coding sequence ATGGCACTTAAAGAAATATTTATGAAAAGAGGATTTTTAAATTATCTGATTTTTTCTGGAATTCTTTTTACAAATATAATTAATCCAAATAAGAGTATTGCTTTAACTCAAGAAAATACAGATATCCCAAAAGTTGTTTCTTACAGATCAGCATCATGTGGTTGTTGCAAAAAATGGATCATTCATTTAAGAGATAATGGATTAGAAGTTCTTGATAATATAGTTGAGGATGTTTCAGTAATTAAAAACCAATATCAAATTCCCAATAATCTGAGATCATGTCACTCTGCTCAAATAGCTAACTATACGATTGAAGGACATGTCCCGATTGAATCAATCAACAAACTTTTTAGAGATAAACCAAATATCAATGGGATAGCAGTTCCCGGCATGCCACTTGGCTCTCCAGGGATGGAAATTCATTCTCACGACTCTCACTCTCATGATTATGAGAACTACAAAGTAGTTTCATTTAGTAAAACTGGCAAAACAAAAATATTTGATAAAGTCTATCCTTAA
- a CDS encoding SOS response-associated peptidase yields MCGRFELNTEFNNLPKVLKQDYPCGLDIKYETQKLVRPGDPVLVIKNEGKMKTTFMSWGFIPPWVKNPFDEKKTRPFNARSETVEENKLFSGSWRYKRCLIPASGFFEKKYRIRKENYETFWLAGIWSKWASQNGAEIESCCVLTTEPNDLIKPLHHRMPVVVPNGYEENWTEKVKDFYELKGLLPIMMGWSPDGWVSEQVNKKQTDQMSLF; encoded by the coding sequence ATGTGCGGAAGATTTGAACTTAATACCGAATTTAATAATTTGCCTAAAGTTTTGAAACAAGACTATCCATGTGGACTTGATATTAAATATGAGACTCAAAAATTAGTTAGACCAGGTGATCCAGTTCTCGTGATTAAGAATGAGGGCAAAATGAAAACAACCTTTATGTCTTGGGGTTTTATTCCGCCCTGGGTTAAAAATCCATTTGATGAAAAAAAAACAAGACCATTTAATGCAAGATCAGAAACCGTTGAAGAAAACAAATTATTTAGTGGAAGTTGGAGATATAAGAGATGTTTAATACCTGCAAGTGGTTTTTTCGAGAAAAAATACCGTATTCGTAAAGAAAATTACGAGACTTTTTGGTTGGCAGGAATCTGGAGCAAATGGGCTTCGCAGAATGGTGCTGAAATAGAAAGTTGCTGTGTTTTGACAACTGAACCAAATGATCTAATTAAACCTTTACATCACCGCATGCCTGTTGTGGTGCCAAATGGATATGAGGAAAATTGGACTGAAAAGGTAAAAGATTTTTATGAATTAAAAGGTTTACTGCCAATAATGATGGGTTGGTCACCAGATGGATGGGTATCAGAACAAGTTAATAAAAAACAAACTGATCAAATGAGTTTGTTCTAG
- a CDS encoding chorismate-binding protein, whose translation MGKFSSQEIESQYNLIKMLLAEPEKYKDAIDAIKKDIDYMPIELKKKLEDENITL comes from the coding sequence ATGGGAAAATTCTCTTCTCAAGAAATAGAAAGTCAATACAATTTGATAAAAATGCTTTTAGCTGAACCTGAAAAGTATAAAGATGCAATTGATGCAATTAAGAAAGATATTGATTATATGCCTATAGAACTCAAGAAAAAACTTGAGGATGAAAATATTACCTTATGA
- a CDS encoding DUF3303 domain-containing protein has product MQTYIVHWQFPDQESHMQGAEAFAGFVEGGCEGDEFDGFKVVNRVVNPEGANGWAIVESSNHQNIWKWSSIWVDNFGVEIEVTPVLTDQEFLSVHKEIETA; this is encoded by the coding sequence ATGCAAACTTACATTGTTCACTGGCAATTCCCAGATCAAGAGAGTCATATGCAAGGTGCAGAGGCTTTTGCTGGCTTTGTGGAAGGAGGATGCGAAGGTGATGAGTTTGATGGTTTTAAAGTTGTTAATCGTGTAGTAAACCCTGAGGGAGCTAATGGTTGGGCGATTGTGGAATCTTCAAACCATCAGAACATTTGGAAATGGAGTAGTATCTGGGTCGATAATTTTGGAGTAGAAATTGAAGTCACACCTGTTTTAACAGACCAGGAATTTCTTTCTGTGCATAAAGAAATTGAAACAGCCTAG
- a CDS encoding DUF3721 domain-containing protein, with translation MRGTFLYAKDAENRSLELGCEGIHKNQDKWMPCKNEKELHIYLRK, from the coding sequence ATGAGGGGTACATTTCTTTATGCAAAGGACGCCGAAAATAGATCTTTAGAGCTTGGTTGCGAAGGAATACATAAGAATCAAGATAAATGGATGCCATGCAAAAACGAAAAAGAATTACATATATATTTGAGGAAATAG